The Bacillus rossius redtenbacheri isolate Brsri unplaced genomic scaffold, Brsri_v3 Brsri_v3_scf738, whole genome shotgun sequence genome has a window encoding:
- the LOC134545457 gene encoding serine/arginine repetitive matrix protein 2-like produces the protein MRREQDRRVTEAVARLSAPRGCTLPEITKYLRRQYSGTPKNLRVVVQRALDRFQALGLVALRNKRYVVNLDGSRKLLLPDGMKSEAREDDFGDLHASVSTRRAAKCRRRRRTVCRRRTSCRRRASRRRRVCKRRRRRVCRRRTKSRRRACRRRSVCRRRTKSRCRSRRRKLKCPPVCRRRTKSRRRSVCRRRTKSRCRSTKRKLVCPPVCRRRSKSRRRACRRRSVCRSPSVRRRRSKSRCRSRKRKLVCPPVCRRSSRSRSRASKCRPVCRRRTKSTCKRTSGSRRRSITRMTTPEDQACQNKEERNCVERNQ, from the coding sequence ATGCGCAGAGAACAGGACCGGAGGGTGACCGAGGCGGTCGCGCGCCTCAGCGCCCCCAGGGGCTGCACACTGCCGGAGATCACCAAGTACCTGCGGCGACAGTACTCGGGCACTCCCAAGAACCTCAGAGTCGTGGTCCAGAGAGCTCTGGACAGGTTCCAGGCGCTGGGACTGGTGGCGCTCAGGAACAAGCGGTACGTGGTCAACTTGGACGGCAGCAGGAAGCTGCTCCTTCCGGACGGCATGAAGTCCGAGGCCCGAGAAGACGACTTTGGTGACCTGCATGCATCTGTGAGCACACGAAGAGCAGCCAAGTGTCGGAGGAGGAGAAGAACAGTGTGTAGAAGGAGAACCTCGTGTAGAAGGAGAGCGTCAAGGAGGAGGCGGGTATGCAAGAGACGCAGACGGCGAGTATGTAGAAGAAGAACCAAGTCAAGAAGAAGAGCGTGTAGGCGGAGGTCGGTGTGTAGAAGAAGGACAAAGTCAAGATGTAGATCAAGAAGGAGGAAGTTGAAATGTCCGCCAGTGTGTAGAAGAAGAACCAAGTCAAGGAGGAGGTCGGTGTGTAGAAGACGAACAAAGTCAAGATGCAGATCAACCAAGAGGAAGTTGGTATGTCCACCAGTGTGTAGAAGAAGGTCCAAGTCAAGAAGAAGAGCGTGTAGGCGGAGGTCGGTGTGTAGGAGTCCCTCAGTGCGTAGAAGAAGATCAAAGTCAAGATGCAGATCGAGAAAGAGGAAGTTGGTTTGCCCGCCAGTGTGTAGAAGGAGTTCGAGGTCAAGAAGCAGAGCATCAAAGTGTAGACCGGTATGCAGAAGACGAACCAAGTCAACATGTAAAAGAACATCTGGGTCTAGGAGAAGGTCAATAACTAGAATGACGACACCAGAAGACCAAGCATGTCAAAACAAGGAAGAAAGGAACTGTGTGGAAAGAAATCAATAG